A section of the Polynucleobacter sp. AP-Jannik-300A-C4 genome encodes:
- a CDS encoding DUF3820 family protein: MDSEALVKLVTMKMPFGKHAGRALADLPGNYLAWFAREGFPQGELGQLLELMHTLDHNGLRGLLAPIQRAHGTAPRTREQ; encoded by the coding sequence ATGGATTCAGAAGCTCTGGTGAAGCTAGTCACAATGAAGATGCCTTTTGGCAAGCATGCTGGCCGTGCACTTGCTGACTTGCCTGGCAATTATTTGGCGTGGTTTGCTCGCGAAGGCTTCCCTCAGGGTGAGCTAGGTCAGTTGCTGGAGCTAATGCATACCCTGGATCACAATGGATTACGAGGCTTGTTGGCGCCTATTCAGCGGGCCCATGGGACTGCTCCCCGCACTCGGGAGCAATAA
- a CDS encoding DNA/RNA non-specific endonuclease gives MKFLVKPLLLSLLWLPLSASALFDQCKDFFPSQQIPSTSQVGRDLCFDDFAIYYSPSDKKPIYTVEKLNGEQLQAPRPRRTNQFYEEARLPLSERALLADYRGSGYDRGHNVPAGDMTRERGMAQSFSLANMMPQARQNNQGIWAKRVEEPTRMYIKRAQGDVYVFTGSTGHAGSIGKSKVTIPSHLYKLVYDPDKKLAWAYWVENTDGAQMHPPISYAELIQKTGIDFHLPVENSVSKPLAQVDKGATDSRQALGGWYPIFFDQYSPEKVSAIISSIKAGRVASIELQYDRNLQLAQSLTQEIEAQTQMQVRLSQSSPPDSPNVSYERNRVVAIVHSK, from the coding sequence ATGAAATTCCTGGTCAAACCCCTCTTACTTAGCCTGCTTTGGCTACCTCTAAGTGCATCCGCCCTATTTGATCAATGCAAAGATTTTTTCCCATCCCAGCAAATACCCAGCACTTCCCAGGTAGGGCGAGACCTTTGCTTTGATGATTTTGCAATTTATTACTCCCCTTCGGATAAAAAGCCTATCTATACCGTCGAAAAGTTAAATGGTGAGCAACTTCAAGCACCTCGCCCCCGCCGCACCAATCAGTTTTACGAAGAAGCTAGACTGCCCTTGAGTGAACGCGCCCTACTGGCCGACTATCGTGGCAGCGGTTATGACCGGGGACACAACGTCCCGGCTGGTGATATGACTCGCGAACGAGGAATGGCGCAATCATTTTCCCTGGCAAATATGATGCCGCAGGCTAGACAAAATAACCAAGGCATCTGGGCAAAGCGGGTTGAAGAGCCTACCAGGATGTATATCAAGCGTGCGCAAGGCGATGTCTACGTCTTTACTGGCTCAACTGGTCATGCCGGCAGCATTGGTAAAAGTAAGGTCACCATTCCAAGTCATCTCTATAAACTGGTATATGACCCCGATAAAAAATTAGCTTGGGCTTATTGGGTTGAAAACACCGATGGAGCTCAAATGCATCCACCAATCTCTTATGCTGAACTGATTCAGAAAACTGGTATCGACTTTCATTTACCTGTAGAGAACAGTGTAAGCAAGCCTCTTGCACAAGTTGATAAAGGCGCAACTGATTCTAGACAAGCACTGGGTGGCTGGTATCCGATCTTTTTTGATCAATACTCACCCGAAAAGGTTTCAGCAATCATTTCCAGCATTAAGGCGGGAAGGGTTGCCAGCATAGAGCTTCAATATGACCGCAATCTCCAGTTGGCTCAGAGTCTGACACAAGAGATTGAGGCGCAAACTCAAATGCAGGTCAGGCTTTCGCAAAGCAGTCCGCCCGATTCACCCAATGTGAGCTACGAACGCAATCGTGTCGTAGCGATAGTGCACTCAAAGTAA
- a CDS encoding TniQ family protein — MQANENNLLVVTPKPFRYESLRGYLLRVSEANGYLSPSLVAKMLGTEKLTPGSRNISTKKFAEILGFPENRLDRYSHTDSESASKLKILGRQLGCNQRHQRLITIKAKICPICVKEDGHINAFWDLSIAIACPRHKVKPITKCQSCLNPISWFRPGLLKCKCGADYTNAPLEPSKKSHTELMGIIYAKLNEKFTDNLPNTYRFPLSHFEKLQLEQLLEILHKNSKVSSFYEPHEDRVITRDDATLGVTNAVNVSVAMFSRWPEGYADFLDRYFNAADKFGKKYLHSTQIKKLINELTNNSNFDKNTDFIINELLLFSNQFTFPSPLKGKPNLTHVSYFDDFPNLPPKEKSSHTDNKILTLTEAADYIGVPHNILGLFWSSGVMSDYLITEKAKSLKFPWLKEVLDEILETIKKKNIVGFRRTSVRNEQFITLEKVLEKKSIDVEIKISILKGILEDKITVRGRFGKKLSSLILYKREIKQYVSQKRVAIQNEGLSIAQAACDIRTNKTGIEFLMRTGYLQYREEPNGKIITRSFIDRFETHFINVSKIAAKHSQSFEKTINAIELLGLWTISIPGVIEKEDHLFLPASFEKRLNNYFLQNEFTSDFEKIATYAQIT; from the coding sequence TTGCAGGCAAATGAAAATAATCTTCTTGTGGTAACCCCAAAGCCATTCAGATATGAAAGCCTGCGAGGCTATTTATTAAGAGTATCAGAAGCAAATGGCTATCTATCACCCTCTTTAGTTGCAAAAATGTTGGGGACCGAGAAACTCACTCCCGGGTCAAGAAATATCTCCACAAAAAAATTTGCAGAAATTCTTGGATTTCCAGAAAATAGACTTGATAGATATTCGCACACAGACAGCGAATCAGCATCAAAGTTAAAAATACTTGGGCGGCAACTCGGATGCAATCAACGGCACCAACGCCTTATAACTATTAAAGCAAAGATTTGCCCTATTTGCGTAAAAGAAGATGGTCATATTAATGCTTTTTGGGACCTATCTATTGCAATTGCGTGTCCAAGGCATAAAGTAAAACCCATCACTAAATGTCAATCATGCCTTAATCCGATAAGCTGGTTTAGGCCTGGGCTACTCAAATGTAAATGCGGTGCTGATTATACAAATGCTCCTCTAGAACCCTCGAAAAAGTCGCACACAGAGTTGATGGGAATTATTTACGCAAAACTCAATGAAAAATTTACTGACAACCTGCCAAACACATATCGGTTCCCCTTAAGCCACTTCGAAAAACTTCAGCTAGAGCAACTGTTGGAAATATTGCATAAAAATAGCAAAGTGAGTAGTTTTTATGAACCGCACGAAGATAGAGTTATAACCAGAGACGACGCCACCTTGGGCGTAACAAATGCCGTTAATGTGAGTGTAGCAATGTTTTCAAGATGGCCTGAAGGGTATGCAGATTTTTTAGATAGATACTTTAATGCCGCTGATAAGTTTGGAAAAAAATATTTACATTCAACACAAATAAAGAAACTAATTAATGAATTAACCAACAATAGCAATTTTGACAAAAATACTGACTTTATAATTAATGAGCTGTTGCTCTTTTCAAATCAATTTACATTTCCAAGCCCATTAAAGGGCAAACCTAATCTCACCCATGTATCTTATTTTGATGATTTTCCCAACTTACCCCCCAAGGAAAAATCATCCCATACGGATAACAAAATTCTCACCCTAACAGAGGCTGCGGATTACATAGGGGTTCCTCATAATATTCTCGGCTTATTTTGGAGCAGTGGAGTTATGAGTGATTATCTAATCACAGAAAAAGCAAAATCCCTTAAATTTCCCTGGCTCAAAGAGGTTCTAGATGAGATTCTTGAAACCATTAAGAAAAAGAATATAGTTGGCTTCAGACGTACCTCGGTAAGAAATGAACAATTCATAACGCTTGAGAAAGTCTTAGAAAAGAAGTCAATTGATGTTGAAATAAAAATTTCTATTTTGAAGGGAATTTTAGAGGATAAAATTACAGTACGAGGACGCTTTGGGAAAAAGCTCTCGAGCTTAATTTTATATAAGAGAGAAATTAAGCAATATGTTTCTCAAAAAAGAGTTGCAATTCAAAATGAAGGGCTTTCGATTGCTCAAGCGGCCTGTGATATTCGCACAAATAAAACAGGAATTGAATTTTTAATGCGCACTGGATATCTTCAATACCGTGAAGAACCCAACGGCAAGATCATTACCCGATCATTTATTGATCGGTTTGAGACTCACTTTATAAATGTCAGCAAAATTGCAGCTAAACACAGTCAGTCATTTGAGAAAACCATAAATGCTATTGAGTTGCTTGGTTTATGGACAATTTCAATCCCAGGGGTAATTGAAAAAGAGGACCACTTATTTCTCCCCGCCTCTTTTGAGAAGCGACTAAATAACTATTTTCTTCAAAACGAATTTACAAGTGACTTTGAGAAAATTGCAACTTATGCGCAAATTACTTAA
- a CDS encoding TniB family NTP-binding protein produces MSALKRHIVESTLVPHTAFSTATMRIEQCMRYSLDSPEPVCLALIGESRTGKSRALEAFYHNHPPKRDEDGVKAPILMVKTPSKPTVKGLVEIMLRALGDPQSYSGTENAKTMRLKLLMRSAKTSMVIIDEFQHFYDKGTHKVMHYVADWLKILVDDTKCALVVAGLPTCKAVLDQNEQLAGRFFAPIVLPRFDWGDIDQREEFVGILGAFHKSISSHFDIPPLDSNEMAFRCYCATGGLIGYLSKLLRHAVWEALDTNKKIITIEDLKIAYEASIWRDEQILSNFDPFSRNFIQAQPNEVLAKVAQIGFPKINLNHSDISRPTNLNPRGIKSLRG; encoded by the coding sequence ATGAGTGCACTAAAGAGGCATATTGTCGAATCCACTCTAGTTCCTCACACCGCATTCTCAACAGCTACTATGCGCATCGAGCAATGTATGCGGTATTCTTTAGATAGTCCAGAACCAGTCTGCCTGGCCTTAATTGGCGAATCTAGAACTGGAAAGAGTCGAGCGCTAGAAGCTTTCTACCATAATCATCCACCCAAAAGAGATGAGGATGGTGTCAAAGCCCCGATTTTAATGGTAAAGACCCCATCAAAACCCACCGTAAAAGGTTTAGTCGAAATTATGCTTCGCGCATTGGGTGACCCACAAAGTTACTCTGGCACTGAAAACGCCAAAACAATGAGGTTAAAACTCTTAATGAGAAGCGCTAAAACATCAATGGTAATCATTGATGAATTTCAACACTTTTATGATAAGGGGACGCACAAAGTAATGCACTATGTTGCCGACTGGTTAAAGATATTAGTTGACGATACTAAATGCGCCTTAGTTGTAGCAGGGCTCCCCACTTGTAAAGCGGTACTAGACCAGAATGAGCAGCTTGCAGGAAGATTTTTTGCCCCGATAGTTTTGCCAAGATTTGATTGGGGAGATATCGACCAAAGAGAGGAGTTCGTGGGAATATTAGGAGCCTTTCATAAATCAATAAGCTCTCATTTTGATATACCCCCACTGGACTCAAATGAAATGGCATTTAGATGCTATTGCGCAACTGGTGGCCTTATTGGATATTTGAGCAAGTTATTGCGACATGCAGTCTGGGAAGCCCTGGATACAAACAAGAAGATCATTACGATTGAAGACCTAAAAATTGCTTATGAAGCATCGATATGGAGAGACGAACAAATCCTGTCAAACTTTGATCCATTTTCAAGGAACTTCATACAGGCGCAGCCAAATGAAGTTTTAGCGAAAGTTGCACAAATAGGATTTCCAAAAATAAATTTAAATCACTCAGACATTTCTAGACCAACAAATTTGAATCCCCGAGGGATCAAGTCGCTTAGGGGTTAG
- a CDS encoding Mu transposase C-terminal domain-containing protein: MSCSSLTKGVKIKIEGESYVLRKRVENHSWQCEEINTGNLIRLSIAELEKLYLNRKLVFNEGFITEKDPRQKIPNLTSELSDEDWQTLKIKRAYVNAVIDSPNSLKAFEPLIRKVWVMISQNTLPKPPNWSTVYRWKKRYMKSGQDIMSLADNHSKKGNTGSRYPKEVEAIVNRAIDEIYLTPEKGNLKKVFERATLLVLKENSLLVQSMQLPLPSPRLIKRLISAIPAFDVCMARDGRNIALNKFRTVTSHRITQAPLERAEIDHTQLDLMLVDENGFPLGRPWITACIDDYSRCILGISVSFEPPSFLTVAQCLKMAILPKANLREEYPEIKSAWDAHGVMRELVVDNGMEFHGENLEKACYSLGIEIHYSARKTPWFKGKIERFLGTINKELAHGNPGTTFSNIFDKGEYDPVKHAVIKYSTFQKIYRTWIADVYHQELHRSLKASPASIWKSSINSGDILLPDNVAQLDAILSRSETRVLTHKGIELDGLLYNSQELAALRRRFGTKLQVQIQIDDSDLGQIIVLSPSNNELITVPALLNHYAKGLSKYQHRICKRLSQKHLDKDDVFGCLQAKQMIQDWIDQDLKTGPKKIRQKVTRFRGDKSLISKSVSPIDELPAPQLGHSTSLKSNAVDDIGPDAPRNVQASQRKIRTFEPIISNRTLNWGTE, translated from the coding sequence ATGAGCTGCTCTTCATTAACAAAAGGCGTCAAAATTAAAATTGAAGGTGAGTCATATGTACTGAGAAAAAGGGTTGAGAATCATTCATGGCAGTGCGAAGAAATTAACACTGGTAATTTAATAAGGTTATCAATTGCCGAACTTGAGAAACTATATTTAAATAGAAAATTAGTCTTTAATGAGGGATTCATAACTGAAAAAGATCCTCGCCAAAAAATCCCTAACTTAACCTCTGAACTTAGCGATGAGGATTGGCAAACCCTAAAAATCAAGAGGGCCTATGTCAACGCAGTTATCGACTCCCCCAACTCATTAAAAGCATTTGAGCCGTTAATTAGAAAAGTTTGGGTAATGATTAGCCAAAATACATTACCCAAGCCACCAAATTGGAGCACCGTGTACAGGTGGAAAAAAAGATACATGAAGTCTGGTCAAGACATCATGTCCTTGGCCGATAACCATAGCAAGAAAGGCAATACCGGCAGTAGATACCCTAAGGAGGTAGAGGCTATAGTAAATAGAGCTATCGATGAAATTTACCTCACTCCAGAAAAAGGAAATCTAAAAAAGGTTTTTGAAAGAGCAACTCTTCTAGTTCTAAAAGAAAATTCGCTGCTTGTGCAAAGCATGCAACTGCCGTTGCCGAGCCCAAGATTGATTAAAAGACTAATTTCTGCGATACCAGCTTTTGATGTCTGCATGGCGAGAGACGGGAGGAATATAGCCCTCAATAAATTTCGCACAGTTACATCTCACCGCATAACTCAAGCCCCATTAGAGAGAGCCGAAATTGACCATACTCAATTGGATCTCATGTTGGTTGATGAGAACGGGTTTCCGCTTGGTCGACCATGGATCACAGCATGTATTGATGATTATTCTAGATGCATTCTTGGGATATCAGTGAGCTTTGAACCCCCAAGCTTTTTGACAGTTGCTCAATGCTTGAAGATGGCAATTCTCCCAAAAGCAAATCTAAGAGAGGAATACCCAGAAATAAAATCCGCCTGGGATGCTCACGGAGTAATGCGCGAACTAGTAGTTGATAATGGAATGGAATTTCATGGTGAGAATCTCGAGAAAGCCTGTTACTCCCTTGGCATAGAAATTCACTATTCAGCAAGAAAAACGCCATGGTTCAAGGGAAAAATTGAACGCTTTCTTGGAACCATAAATAAAGAACTTGCACACGGCAACCCCGGAACGACTTTTAGTAATATTTTTGATAAAGGTGAGTACGACCCAGTAAAACATGCGGTCATTAAATACAGCACATTTCAAAAAATTTATCGCACATGGATAGCAGATGTATACCACCAAGAACTTCACCGTAGTCTGAAAGCAAGCCCTGCCTCGATTTGGAAATCCAGTATTAATTCGGGCGATATATTACTCCCCGATAATGTTGCTCAATTAGATGCCATCTTAAGTCGTAGCGAAACAAGGGTTTTAACACACAAAGGTATAGAGCTCGATGGACTACTTTATAACTCACAAGAATTAGCAGCATTAAGAAGACGGTTTGGCACAAAGCTTCAGGTCCAAATTCAAATTGATGACTCAGACTTGGGTCAAATTATCGTACTATCCCCGAGTAACAATGAATTAATCACAGTTCCAGCACTACTTAATCACTACGCAAAAGGACTTTCGAAGTATCAGCATCGAATTTGCAAAAGGCTTTCCCAAAAACATCTCGATAAAGATGATGTATTTGGCTGCCTTCAGGCAAAGCAAATGATTCAAGATTGGATTGATCAAGACTTAAAAACAGGACCAAAGAAAATTCGACAAAAGGTTACTAGATTTAGGGGAGATAAGAGCTTAATTTCAAAATCTGTAAGTCCAATTGATGAATTGCCAGCTCCTCAACTAGGTCATTCAACAAGCCTAAAAAGCAATGCCGTGGATGATATAGGGCCCGATGCCCCTAGAAATGTACAAGCGAGTCAACGCAAGATAAGGACATTTGAGCCAATCATCTCCAATCGGACCTTAAATTGGGGAACCGAATGA